The following proteins come from a genomic window of Nitrospira sp.:
- a CDS encoding Serine protease, subtilase family, translating to MLCCGWTISGIAAVVVALSGLLTGDRLVHAGQKQASGGMTALSRDVRHPAKYVPGEVLVKFRDEAASSGIQSLNAVAGAKELRALSVNAGVIHQYKLEGALSIDEALLKYRSNPAVEYAEPNYLFWLTTIPSDAQFGSLWGLHNIGQAVNGTAGTADADIDAPEAWDISTGSPNVTVAVIDTGIAYDHPDLAPNIWTNPGEIAGNGVDDDGNGLVDDVHGWDFHMDDSEPMDPIDLNSGGNPGHGTHVAGTIAGAGNNGTGITGVMWTARLMALKAGGVDRSLSTTAIVSAIHYAVTKGARVINASFAGPDCSLTLYDAVSAANGAGVLFVAAAGNAESDNDDIPSFPANFSASSLCSGQQKAALANVIAVAATDENDQLASFSNFGSATVQVAAPGVSINSTKPTSNVTHVLLNNFDSNPTGLGYVFGGTNSTWGFTNSTSFSPPNSLTDSPTGSYQNNTDSFAMGPVFTTGGQRGCRLDSRVRLQTDQNIDKLLVETSRNSGTSWQPTREVTESSDAQFVPFTWGDVADGVAGSRFRFRFISDESLVFDGVYVDDVRVACVAGQPSGTTDYQFLLGTSMAAPHVAGLAGLLLSVNPNLTVSQLRNAILNTVDRKASLGGKVSTGGRINARAALASVVTNFTVTVGKAGAGTGTVTSDSAGIDCGATCNGQFPQGSTVTLAAAPDPGSAFVGWSGECRGADSCSLTHNATVTATFNIAPPSPVPGNDAGGGGCTLAPGATGDMLLPAMLLMSLVVLLWRARRR from the coding sequence GTGCTCTGTTGCGGCTGGACGATCTCAGGAATAGCAGCCGTCGTGGTCGCCTTGTCGGGACTTCTGACGGGAGACCGCTTGGTTCATGCGGGGCAGAAACAGGCATCCGGCGGGATGACGGCGTTATCACGGGACGTTCGCCACCCGGCCAAGTATGTACCAGGAGAGGTGCTCGTCAAGTTCAGGGATGAGGCGGCCTCGTCAGGAATCCAGTCTCTGAATGCCGTTGCGGGTGCCAAAGAACTGAGAGCACTATCGGTGAACGCCGGAGTGATTCATCAGTACAAATTGGAAGGCGCCTTGTCGATCGACGAAGCGCTGTTGAAGTACCGAAGTAATCCTGCCGTTGAATATGCCGAACCAAACTATCTCTTCTGGCTCACAACCATTCCCAGCGATGCGCAGTTCGGCTCGTTATGGGGACTCCATAACATCGGTCAAGCGGTGAATGGTACGGCGGGAACAGCCGATGCCGACATCGATGCGCCGGAAGCCTGGGATATCAGCACGGGAAGTCCCAACGTGACTGTCGCCGTCATTGACACAGGTATTGCCTATGACCATCCGGATCTCGCACCCAATATCTGGACGAATCCGGGAGAGATAGCCGGGAACGGCGTTGATGACGATGGAAATGGACTGGTAGACGATGTGCATGGATGGGACTTTCACATGGACGACAGTGAGCCGATGGACCCGATCGATCTCAATTCCGGTGGTAATCCGGGGCATGGGACTCATGTCGCGGGAACCATCGCTGGAGCCGGGAACAATGGAACCGGAATCACAGGAGTCATGTGGACCGCAAGATTGATGGCTCTGAAAGCCGGCGGGGTGGATCGATCATTATCCACCACCGCGATTGTCAGCGCGATCCACTATGCCGTCACCAAAGGTGCACGCGTAATCAACGCGAGCTTTGCCGGACCTGACTGTAGCCTGACTCTCTATGATGCGGTGAGTGCCGCAAATGGGGCGGGCGTCCTGTTTGTTGCAGCGGCAGGAAACGCAGAATCGGATAACGACGACATACCCAGCTTCCCCGCAAATTTCAGTGCCTCCTCTCTGTGTAGCGGGCAGCAGAAGGCCGCTCTCGCAAACGTGATCGCGGTAGCAGCCACGGACGAGAATGATCAATTGGCGAGCTTCTCTAATTTCGGTTCCGCGACCGTCCAGGTGGCCGCGCCGGGGGTCAGCATCAACAGCACGAAGCCCACGTCGAACGTCACACATGTGCTCCTCAATAATTTTGACTCCAACCCAACCGGACTCGGATATGTCTTCGGAGGAACCAATAGTACCTGGGGATTCACCAATTCCACATCATTCAGCCCACCGAACAGCCTGACCGACAGTCCGACCGGAAGCTATCAGAACAACACCGATTCATTCGCGATGGGACCGGTGTTCACGACGGGGGGACAAAGGGGGTGCCGACTTGACAGCCGCGTTCGCCTGCAAACCGATCAGAATATAGACAAACTTTTGGTTGAAACATCGAGAAACAGCGGAACCAGTTGGCAGCCCACTCGTGAGGTTACGGAAAGTAGCGACGCTCAATTTGTGCCCTTCACCTGGGGGGACGTCGCGGATGGTGTGGCTGGTTCACGGTTTCGCTTTCGATTCATATCGGATGAGAGTCTGGTTTTCGACGGCGTGTATGTGGACGACGTCCGCGTCGCCTGTGTGGCGGGTCAGCCGTCGGGAACGACGGACTACCAGTTTCTTCTGGGCACTTCGATGGCCGCTCCTCATGTGGCGGGACTCGCCGGCTTGCTGCTCTCGGTCAATCCCAATCTCACCGTATCCCAACTTAGGAACGCAATCCTCAACACAGTGGATCGGAAGGCGTCCTTGGGAGGAAAAGTGTCGACCGGTGGTCGGATCAATGCCCGAGCCGCGTTGGCCAGCGTGGTGACAAATTTCACTGTCACCGTCGGCAAAGCAGGGGCCGGCACCGGCACGGTGACATCCGACTCTGCCGGAATTGACTGCGGAGCGACATGCAATGGACAGTTTCCCCAAGGTAGCACTGTTACCCTCGCCGCAGCACCTGATCCTGGGTCGGCCTTCGTAGGGTGGAGTGGAGAGTGCCGTGGAGCTGATTCCTGCTCGCTCACCCACAATGCGACTGTCACCGCAACCTTCAATATCGCGCCACCTTCGCCGGTTCCCGGCAATGACGCCGGAGGTGGTGGCTGCACTCTCGCCCCCGGCGCAACTGGAGACATGTTGCTACCGGCCATGCTCCTCATGTCTCTGGTTGTCTTGTTGTGGAGGGCCAGACGCCGATGA
- a CDS encoding Pyridoxamine 5'-phosphate oxidase-related, FMN-binding: MAQALTSQDVQQAWSALVQDVRTAVLLTMRNGRPFGSHVPYVSGLDWTRVYLHLSRLALHTQHLLADPHVSLFIAEPDGPGKNPLALRRINLQGHAALLSPDTPSYGELKERYLSRFPQAEMIFGFGDFALWELRLEDAHFVLGFGQAFISTSAIPTRWVHQKVERPSTRKD, from the coding sequence ATGGCTCAAGCATTGACGAGTCAGGACGTACAACAGGCATGGTCGGCACTGGTGCAAGATGTTCGCACAGCCGTGCTGCTCACGATGCGAAATGGACGGCCGTTTGGATCACATGTGCCCTATGTATCTGGACTTGACTGGACGCGAGTTTATCTCCATCTCAGCCGACTGGCGCTCCATACGCAGCATCTGCTGGCTGATCCTCACGTGTCGCTGTTCATCGCCGAACCGGATGGACCGGGGAAAAATCCTCTCGCGTTAAGAAGGATCAATCTTCAGGGCCACGCGGCACTGCTTTCACCCGACACACCGTCGTATGGCGAGCTCAAGGAACGATATCTGTCGCGGTTTCCCCAAGCGGAGATGATATTTGGCTTTGGTGATTTTGCTCTCTGGGAATTGCGGCTGGAAGACGCTCACTTTGTGCTCGGCTTCGGCCAAGCCTTCATCTCCACCTCGGCCATACCCACCAGATGGGTGCATCAAAAAGTGGAACGGCCGTCTACGAGGAAGGACTGA
- a CDS encoding DNA topoisomerase VI subunit B gives MAKKKESTSETESTSSAPRANPEPAATKKAAAKPAERVTAVEMGARQREISVSEFFTKNRHLLGFDNPRKALLTCVKEAVDNALDACEEAGILPDVTVRLEVVPNGEPVAPSQATRFRITVADNGPGIVRQQIPRIFAKLLYGSKFHRLRMSRGQQGIGISAAGMYGQLTTGKPVKIISRIGPKAAAHFFEVQIDTKKNEPLVHENKQIEWEQPRGTQVTLEVEGKYQKGRASVDEWLEQTSIANPHVKLIYQTPEGETKEYPRTYHELPPQPREIKPHPYGIEFGMLLKMLQDTKSHTLSGFLAGDFCRVSPQMAEEICKAAKVSPEAKPRELKGPVAETLYKTLQETKIMAPPTNCISPIGEKAILAGLYKQIKGEFYTAVSRPPAVYRGNPFIIEAGLAYGNRPQDQNKPQQPAMPKAEGEHEEEDSELARVIRYANRVPLLYQQSACSTFKAVLSTTWKNYGLTQSRGALPGGPMVIFVHMASVWVPFTSESKEAIADYDEIQKEITLALRECGRRLGLFVRRRERAASEYRRRNIFELYIEEVVDACNRLKGGKLPKEKLKEQLQKIASSRTGGVKTDEALGKTGTGPEGLPHSIIVTAEGVEGETALATQVEADQATAGPMAEPDLLVDTPSVDEPVSKEKTAKESRAKKSPKKTTTKADQIALFFGESETKKKSGGSSAKSAKAVAPRKPK, from the coding sequence ATGGCAAAAAAGAAAGAATCCACGTCAGAGACTGAATCGACATCTTCCGCTCCGCGAGCAAATCCTGAACCAGCCGCTACCAAGAAAGCCGCCGCCAAACCGGCGGAACGCGTCACTGCGGTCGAGATGGGAGCGCGTCAACGGGAAATCTCCGTCTCGGAATTTTTTACGAAGAACCGGCACCTGCTCGGCTTCGACAATCCCCGCAAGGCGCTGTTGACCTGCGTCAAAGAAGCGGTGGACAACGCGCTCGACGCGTGCGAAGAGGCCGGGATCCTTCCGGATGTGACGGTCAGACTTGAAGTGGTGCCGAACGGCGAGCCCGTTGCGCCCAGCCAGGCAACCAGGTTTCGCATCACGGTGGCCGATAACGGACCCGGCATCGTCCGTCAGCAGATTCCCCGAATCTTCGCGAAGCTGCTCTACGGGTCCAAGTTCCATCGATTGCGGATGAGTCGGGGACAACAAGGGATCGGCATCTCCGCCGCCGGCATGTACGGGCAACTGACCACCGGCAAGCCGGTCAAGATTATTTCCCGTATCGGCCCCAAAGCCGCCGCGCATTTTTTCGAAGTGCAGATCGATACCAAGAAGAATGAGCCGCTGGTCCACGAGAACAAACAGATCGAGTGGGAGCAGCCGCGAGGGACCCAAGTCACGCTGGAAGTCGAAGGCAAGTATCAGAAGGGCCGTGCCTCGGTCGATGAATGGCTGGAGCAGACGTCGATCGCGAATCCTCACGTGAAACTGATCTACCAGACGCCGGAAGGCGAGACGAAAGAGTATCCCAGGACGTATCATGAGCTGCCGCCGCAACCGCGCGAGATCAAGCCCCATCCTTACGGCATCGAGTTCGGCATGCTGCTCAAGATGTTGCAGGATACGAAGAGCCACACGCTCTCCGGCTTTCTCGCCGGCGATTTTTGCCGAGTGTCCCCTCAGATGGCTGAAGAAATCTGCAAAGCGGCGAAGGTCTCGCCTGAGGCCAAACCCCGCGAGCTGAAGGGGCCGGTGGCCGAGACGCTCTATAAGACGTTGCAAGAGACAAAGATCATGGCGCCGCCGACCAACTGCATCTCACCGATCGGCGAGAAGGCGATCCTCGCCGGACTCTATAAGCAAATCAAGGGCGAGTTCTACACGGCGGTCAGTCGACCACCGGCGGTCTATCGCGGCAATCCGTTCATCATCGAGGCCGGGCTCGCCTACGGGAATAGACCTCAGGATCAGAATAAGCCGCAGCAGCCGGCCATGCCGAAGGCCGAAGGCGAACATGAAGAAGAAGACTCGGAGCTTGCGCGCGTGATCCGCTACGCGAATCGAGTGCCGCTGCTGTACCAGCAGTCGGCCTGTTCGACGTTCAAGGCTGTCCTGAGCACAACCTGGAAGAACTACGGTTTGACCCAATCGCGAGGGGCATTGCCGGGTGGGCCGATGGTGATCTTCGTCCATATGGCGTCGGTTTGGGTACCGTTTACGAGTGAATCCAAAGAAGCGATCGCCGATTATGACGAAATTCAAAAGGAAATCACCCTCGCGCTTCGCGAGTGCGGCAGGCGGTTGGGCCTCTTCGTGCGTCGGCGTGAACGGGCGGCCAGCGAATATCGGCGCCGAAACATCTTCGAACTGTATATTGAAGAAGTCGTCGATGCGTGCAACCGGCTCAAGGGTGGCAAGCTGCCGAAAGAAAAGTTGAAAGAGCAGCTTCAGAAGATTGCGAGCTCGCGGACGGGTGGTGTGAAAACTGACGAGGCGCTGGGCAAGACCGGCACAGGACCCGAAGGGCTGCCGCATTCTATCATCGTCACAGCGGAAGGAGTCGAGGGTGAGACGGCATTGGCCACCCAAGTTGAAGCCGATCAGGCGACGGCCGGACCGATGGCGGAGCCGGATTTGCTTGTTGATACACCGTCAGTTGATGAGCCGGTTTCGAAAGAGAAAACCGCCAAGGAGAGCCGTGCGAAAAAGTCGCCGAAGAAGACAACCACGAAAGCGGATCAGATCGCGCTCTTTTTCGGTGAGTCGGAAACAAAGAAGAAATCCGGTGGAAGCTCCGCCAAGTCGGCCAAGGCAGTGGCTCCCCGCAAACCCAAATAG
- a CDS encoding DNA topoisomerase VI subunit A yields MTTKTKKTTLVEKKLIGLADIVVEAAERSKDPTFQIPIRALSNVSFNERKGLIEMGHKKQERSFFNVGMAKKFMQTVLVADALSELQRADLTTSLREIYYRTKHTIKDSHENTFDTQDESDPVIEDLEVSLAALREELHVRAENSGSIVGPVVFGDDGDRVDCSKLGKGGYSVPSIVEPEYLEIRRCTADFVLLVEKGTQWNRLSEDKFWRRYNCILLTGNGQPPRGVRRLARRLHEEHRLPVYVLVDNDPWGYYIYSVVKQGSINLAFESQRMAIPKAKFMGLSSADPERYELPRNVGIKLNEKDIARAKELMNYQWFQKPAWQAEIKRMLTSGLKYELDALANKDFQYLTKKYLPKKLQERDWLD; encoded by the coding sequence ATGACGACCAAGACAAAGAAAACCACACTGGTCGAGAAGAAGCTGATCGGCCTGGCGGACATTGTGGTCGAAGCGGCCGAGCGATCAAAAGACCCGACGTTTCAGATCCCGATCCGCGCCCTCTCGAACGTGTCCTTCAATGAACGGAAGGGCCTGATCGAGATGGGTCATAAGAAGCAGGAGCGGTCATTCTTCAACGTCGGCATGGCGAAGAAATTCATGCAGACGGTGCTGGTGGCCGATGCTCTTTCCGAATTGCAGCGGGCCGATCTGACCACATCGCTTCGTGAAATCTACTATCGCACGAAACATACGATCAAAGACTCGCACGAGAACACCTTCGATACGCAGGATGAGTCCGATCCGGTGATCGAAGATTTGGAAGTCTCACTTGCCGCGCTTCGGGAGGAGCTGCATGTACGTGCCGAGAACAGCGGCAGCATCGTTGGGCCGGTGGTCTTCGGCGATGACGGCGATCGCGTCGACTGTTCGAAGTTGGGGAAAGGCGGCTACTCCGTGCCGTCGATCGTCGAGCCGGAGTATCTGGAAATTCGACGCTGCACGGCGGATTTTGTATTGCTGGTGGAAAAGGGCACCCAGTGGAACCGGCTGTCGGAGGACAAATTTTGGCGGCGGTATAACTGCATTCTCTTGACGGGAAACGGTCAGCCGCCGCGAGGTGTCCGCCGGTTAGCCAGACGGCTGCACGAGGAACACCGGCTGCCGGTCTACGTCTTAGTCGACAACGATCCGTGGGGATACTATATCTATTCCGTCGTCAAACAGGGCTCCATCAATCTGGCCTTTGAAAGCCAGCGAATGGCGATTCCGAAAGCCAAGTTCATGGGCTTATCCAGCGCCGATCCGGAACGGTATGAATTGCCGCGCAATGTCGGCATCAAGCTCAACGAGAAAGACATCGCCCGCGCGAAAGAGTTGATGAACTACCAGTGGTTTCAGAAGCCCGCCTGGCAGGCAGAGATCAAGCGGATGCTGACGAGCGGATTGAAGTACGAACTCGACGCCTTGGCCAATAAAGACTTCCAGTATCTCACCAAGAAATATCTGCCGAAGAAACTTCAGGAACGGGATTGGCTGGACTAG
- a CDS encoding SdrA, whose translation MKSLPSWTAPLRDWQQRALSALCTHQAKDFLAMATPAAGKTRFALRVAHEFMAKQAAVRVLVVCPTNHLRTQWSDAAGKIGLQLDPTLTNEQAAEASDYHGAVVTYQQVCLAPASFQRVCKSKKTLLIFDELHHAGDGKNWGKALRTAFEPAVFRLILSGTPFRSDNNPIPFIRYENGESRADFAYGYTDAIRDSVCRPIVFPSYEGELSWLSDGREHQATFEDGLTFNRQRERLKTALLQDTWLGPVITDAHVQLTRLRKQEQPDAGGLIVCMDQEHARWVADLVGRIVGAKAAVAVSDDPAASRTIEEFADHKKLQWLVAVNMVSEGVDIPRLRVGVYGTNVITEMYFRQVVGRFVRMQEGLPKPQRAWLYLPKDPILVHYAKQIKAERDHVLEEIMPAGQRDLFGRVTVSANEYVPLMAVARMDSLIGEDETRGESDAAGVTESVVSLHEQKQDLRDLHRLLVGAVARNSGIDHRKLNAELIARTGSRVDQATVEQLRKRIQLLERWKERGYDGKR comes from the coding sequence ATGAAGAGTTTGCCTTCCTGGACTGCGCCCCTTCGCGACTGGCAGCAGCGAGCTCTGTCGGCGCTCTGTACCCATCAGGCCAAAGACTTTCTGGCGATGGCAACTCCTGCCGCGGGAAAGACGCGCTTTGCGCTGCGCGTCGCGCACGAATTTATGGCGAAGCAGGCTGCGGTCCGGGTGCTGGTCGTCTGCCCGACCAATCATCTTCGCACGCAATGGTCGGATGCCGCGGGGAAGATCGGGTTGCAGCTCGATCCGACTTTGACCAATGAGCAGGCGGCAGAAGCATCGGACTATCACGGCGCCGTAGTGACCTATCAGCAAGTCTGTCTGGCCCCGGCGAGCTTCCAGCGGGTCTGCAAGAGCAAGAAGACGTTGCTCATCTTCGACGAGCTTCACCATGCCGGCGACGGCAAGAACTGGGGGAAGGCGTTGCGTACTGCATTCGAGCCGGCGGTGTTTCGGTTGATCCTTTCAGGCACGCCGTTTCGCTCGGACAACAATCCAATCCCGTTTATTCGGTATGAAAATGGAGAAAGCCGGGCGGATTTTGCCTATGGGTATACCGATGCGATACGCGACAGCGTCTGCCGGCCCATTGTCTTCCCGAGCTACGAAGGCGAGCTGAGTTGGTTGTCCGACGGCCGCGAACATCAGGCGACATTTGAGGACGGGTTGACCTTCAATCGGCAGCGCGAACGGCTGAAGACCGCGTTGCTTCAAGACACCTGGCTTGGGCCGGTGATCACCGATGCCCATGTCCAATTGACCCGCCTTCGGAAGCAGGAACAACCGGATGCCGGTGGGCTGATCGTCTGTATGGATCAGGAACATGCACGGTGGGTTGCGGATCTTGTCGGGCGTATCGTCGGCGCCAAAGCAGCCGTCGCCGTATCAGACGATCCCGCTGCCTCGCGCACGATCGAAGAATTTGCCGATCACAAAAAGCTGCAGTGGCTGGTGGCGGTCAACATGGTGAGCGAGGGCGTAGACATTCCACGGCTTCGTGTCGGCGTCTATGGAACGAACGTGATCACGGAAATGTACTTCCGACAAGTTGTCGGCCGGTTTGTTCGAATGCAGGAGGGTTTGCCGAAACCGCAACGGGCCTGGCTCTATCTGCCGAAAGATCCGATCCTGGTGCACTATGCCAAACAGATCAAGGCAGAGCGCGATCATGTGTTGGAAGAGATCATGCCGGCCGGGCAGCGAGATCTGTTCGGCCGCGTCACGGTCTCCGCCAATGAATACGTGCCGTTGATGGCTGTGGCCAGGATGGATAGCCTGATCGGCGAAGACGAGACGCGGGGGGAGAGCGACGCGGCCGGCGTTACCGAGTCGGTTGTCTCACTCCATGAGCAGAAGCAAGACTTGCGGGATCTCCACCGATTGCTCGTCGGTGCTGTCGCCAGAAATAGCGGCATCGATCATCGAAAACTCAACGCGGAGTTGATCGCGCGCACCGGGAGCCGTGTCGATCAAGCGACGGTCGAACAGCTTCGGAAGCGCATCCAACTCTTGGAGCGGTGGAAAGAGCGTGGGTATGATGGAAAACGGTAG
- a CDS encoding Transcriptional regulator, HxlR family codes for MTKQVGCPTEITLDVIAGRWKVMVIFWLLQEKRRFNQLQRDLSGITHRTLAKQLKEMEAHGLVEREDFGEIPPRVEYRLTPLGRSLEPVLTAMHEWALQHGGEIHHSTSEKGRASE; via the coding sequence ATGACCAAACAAGTCGGTTGCCCGACTGAAATCACGCTCGACGTGATCGCGGGCCGTTGGAAGGTGATGGTCATTTTCTGGCTGCTCCAAGAAAAGCGGCGGTTCAATCAACTCCAACGTGACCTGTCCGGCATCACGCATCGGACGCTTGCCAAGCAACTCAAGGAGATGGAGGCTCACGGCTTGGTGGAGCGAGAAGACTTCGGTGAGATCCCGCCCCGCGTGGAGTATAGGCTGACGCCGCTCGGGCGCTCGCTGGAGCCGGTACTGACGGCTATGCACGAATGGGCTCTACAGCACGGTGGTGAGATTCATCATTCGACGAGTGAGAAGGGAAGAGCCAGCGAGTAA
- a CDS encoding Pirin, whose translation MKKIAEVMRANGRHWVGDGFPVRSLFFYGDDAQAISPFLLFDYAGPHAFEPADRPRGVGQHPHRGFETVTIVYDGEVSHRDSTGAGGTIGPGDVQWMTAAGGIIHEEFHSQAFTKTGGPFRMVQLWVNLPAKDKMMPPGYQSITKADVPVVDLAHGVGRVRVIAGTFAGTSGPARTFSPVNVWDVRLHRDADITFDLPEGHTAMIAALSGKVTVNGSEQAEEAEVIRFERDGSQVKIHADSDSILLVLTGEPIKEPVVGQGPFVMNNEAEIRQAIDDFNRGRFGQVAH comes from the coding sequence ATGAAGAAAATCGCAGAGGTCATGCGTGCCAATGGCCGCCACTGGGTCGGCGACGGCTTTCCCGTCCGCTCACTCTTCTTCTATGGCGACGATGCGCAGGCTATCAGCCCATTCCTGCTCTTTGATTATGCCGGACCTCACGCCTTTGAGCCGGCAGACAGGCCGCGCGGTGTGGGGCAGCACCCCCATCGCGGCTTTGAGACCGTCACCATCGTGTACGACGGTGAGGTCTCACATCGTGACTCGACCGGTGCAGGCGGTACGATCGGCCCCGGCGATGTGCAGTGGATGACGGCCGCAGGCGGCATTATTCACGAGGAGTTTCATTCCCAGGCCTTCACCAAGACCGGTGGCCCATTCCGGATGGTCCAGTTGTGGGTGAACTTGCCGGCAAAGGATAAAATGATGCCTCCCGGCTACCAGTCGATTACCAAGGCCGATGTTCCGGTCGTCGATCTCGCTCACGGCGTCGGCCGCGTGCGGGTCATCGCGGGCACCTTCGCAGGTACGAGCGGGCCGGCACGCACGTTCAGCCCGGTGAATGTCTGGGATGTGCGGCTCCACCGTGACGCCGACATCACTTTTGACTTGCCTGAAGGCCATACCGCGATGATCGCGGCGCTGTCCGGCAAAGTGACGGTCAATGGCAGCGAACAGGCGGAGGAGGCGGAGGTCATCCGCTTCGAGCGCGATGGCTCGCAGGTCAAAATTCATGCTGATAGCGATAGTATCTTGCTGGTACTGACGGGTGAACCGATCAAAGAGCCGGTTGTCGGCCAAGGTCCTTTCGTCATGAACAACGAGGCGGAAATCCGACAAGCCATCGACGACTTTAATCGCGGCCGTTTCGGACAGGTCGCCCATTGA
- a CDS encoding Maltose O-acetyltransferase, with amino-acid sequence MATQSEKDKMLAGELYRSADKELVADRRHVQTILARYNALSNDDPNLLISLLREFMGAVGDGTTIMPLFTCDYGYNIRLGRNVFINYHCVFLDCASIEIGDDVQIGPAVQLYTAQHPLDPVVRRSGLESAKRIQIDHDVWIGGGAVMLPGVTIGARSVVGAGAVVVRDVPPDTVVVGNPARAVRTLS; translated from the coding sequence ATGGCCACGCAGAGCGAAAAAGACAAAATGCTGGCAGGGGAGCTTTACCGCTCGGCGGATAAAGAGCTGGTGGCGGACCGCCGCCATGTACAAACAATCCTAGCCCGATACAATGCACTCTCCAACGACGATCCCAATCTCCTCATTTCTCTATTGCGCGAGTTCATGGGGGCGGTCGGCGACGGAACGACCATCATGCCGCTCTTTACATGCGACTACGGCTACAATATTCGACTCGGGCGCAATGTTTTCATCAATTATCACTGCGTCTTCCTGGACTGCGCGTCGATCGAGATCGGTGACGACGTGCAAATCGGTCCCGCGGTGCAGCTGTATACGGCGCAACATCCGCTCGATCCGGTTGTTCGCCGATCCGGCTTGGAGTCTGCGAAGCGGATCCAGATCGATCACGACGTTTGGATCGGCGGTGGAGCCGTGATGCTGCCAGGCGTCACTATTGGGGCTCGTAGCGTGGTGGGAGCGGGGGCGGTGGTTGTGCGTGACGTGCCGCCGGACACCGTCGTGGTGGGCAATCCGGCTCGTGCGGTGCGAACGCTGTCCTAA
- a CDS encoding Alkyl hydroperoxide reductase protein C produces the protein MPMIGQAIPEGTYQTYHHHEIQSVTLRSYEGRWVVLVFYPGDFTFICPTELEDLGMLYPEFQKLNAEVLGISTDSVYVHKAWRDTSPAVKDLPFPLLADPGGRLTQRLGVYLPQEGVALRGSFVFDPDGKLCAYEVHNNAIGRNMEELLRKVQAAAFVRENGGIEVCPSGWKPGEKALRPGLDLVGKI, from the coding sequence ATGCCGATGATCGGACAAGCGATTCCGGAGGGGACGTATCAAACCTATCATCACCATGAGATTCAATCGGTGACGTTACGGAGTTACGAGGGACGTTGGGTGGTGCTGGTCTTTTATCCGGGGGACTTCACCTTTATCTGCCCCACGGAATTGGAAGATCTCGGAATGCTGTATCCCGAGTTCCAAAAATTGAACGCTGAAGTACTGGGCATCAGCACTGATTCCGTGTATGTGCACAAGGCATGGCGTGATACCTCCCCTGCGGTGAAAGACTTACCGTTTCCCCTGCTGGCTGATCCCGGAGGACGCCTGACTCAGCGGCTTGGCGTGTATCTGCCGCAGGAGGGTGTCGCGTTGCGTGGCAGCTTCGTGTTCGACCCGGACGGAAAACTATGCGCGTATGAAGTACACAACAATGCCATTGGACGCAATATGGAAGAGTTGCTCCGCAAGGTACAAGCGGCTGCCTTCGTTCGAGAGAATGGGGGAATCGAAGTCTGTCCATCCGGATGGAAGCCTGGTGAAAAGGCTCTGAGACCCGGCCTCGACCTGGTCGGAAAAATATGA